GAACTGAGCAATGTATCATCTTATAAGGATTTTTGATATGCTCTTaaaagttaggggcccttttactaagccgcgtgtctacgcgtgcccaatacaTGCCAAAATGGgattaccacccgactaccgcgtggctcttgcaataCTTTCATTTTTGGGATGCatccgatatgcacgtctgaaaaatattttttgttttcaggtGCGCATAACGGATGCGCacgccaagtggaatttgatgcgcataggtcattactgcctggtttctttactgctagatcaacggctggcggtaaggcctcagacccaaaatggacgcgcggcaattttgattttgccacacttccattttcggcaaaaaaagccttttttacaggcgcgctaaaaaatggatcggcacccaaaactcgcacctacactaccgcaagccatttttcatcacgcctttgtaaaaggaccccttagttgttTGAAAAGTACTCATTTTTCTAATACATTTTATTGCTTCTCTGGATTTCTTTATTGAAGGTGAAATTTTATAATATTGATgcatatttatattattatttacaTTCTGTAATCTGCCTTAATCTGTTTTTGgtaaagtggaatataaatgttgatatgaaatattaaattaaatatatttggaatttaaaggcttcttttacaaagccacgctattgattcccgtgcggcaaatgagaggatgcccattcagttcctatgggatCCTCTCATTTGTCATAcaagaatcgctagtgtggctttgcaaaagaagccctaaatgtttCCTTTTTACCTTGAGGTCTTATAAACACTCTATATTCTATTAGTAGCCTTTGAGGCTGAGATAACTGTTGTTGattgtattttaaatattttttgtgtgtgatttATTGTGCTATTTTGTTTTTATCATATGAAATCCAATATAGTTGAGATGTTTTGTTTTCATAAATATATTTCTTGCCACCAAGGAGTTGGTGTGTTGGTAGTAAATAAATCAAAGAGGAGATAAAATAGATGCTAAAGATAAAAACCCAGAGAGTCCAGAGAGGCCCTGAAGTGTAATATTTTCCTACTCTGTTTAAGCATCTGCACTGTTGTTCTGACAAGCGAACAAAAATACATTATCTCTCACTTGATGCCCATTCTGTCACTATTCTAAATCCTGGAACAGATGTACATCAAAACTGTAAAAATCCCATAATGTAGAATATGTGGCATTGTGAAAttattatggaacaccttccttatGAAGAGCGGCTGAAttgcttagggctcttcagcttggagaagagacacctGGGAGGGGAGATACAGTATGATAGTTTTATAAAATTGTACGTGCTATGAAGCAGGTTTAGAAAGAATGGTTATTTACTCTATCAAATAGTACTAGGACCAGAAGATACTCTATGACACTAACTAAAAGCAAACTTAAAACTACTTTACAAAAGTATTTATCTAGTCAACAGAAAATGAAGCTGTGGAATTTGATTCCAGAGAATGTGATCAGCACTAATAATACAGCTACGTTTGGAAAAGGTTTGGCTAGGTTTCTGGAGGGCAGGTTCATACAGAAATTTGCACCAGACCCGCTTGGGTGGCTCTACCTCTTTTTTCTGGGAGCAATAAGAAATGGACTTTCCTATTGGGATTGGTCAGGTTCTTCCAAgtgacctggcctggccactgaagctgggctctatggaccactggtctggcaCTGCATGACTTTTCTAATGTTCTTATATACTTTATAAATCTTTCAGTGCTAATAAGAATCAACAAGCCCGTGAGCCTGTCTCAAGGGTGACCTTTAACAGAAGGCTGGGCCCAAAGATAGGCAGCGAAGATTCGGGAAGCTAGAAGTCCAAGCAGCGTGAAcatgatggggggagggtgggagagtatAGAAGTTACCATAGCTCACAGCATTAGGCAGTGCTATTGACCCGTTCAAGGATATGCCGGAGGATGTGGGGTGAGAGTTCAGGGTATTTAAAGTACCCCCTCTGAGACGCAGGGCTTTCCTGTTCCTCAGAGTCAGCTTTCCCATCCTTCCACCCCTCATGTGCTAGTGCTCTTTGACCTAGTAAGGGGGTATGGGGCTGGAAGCCTTTGTCACAGCGAGCGGTCACCTGAGCTACAGGAACTCTGGCTTAAAGGGGATGAGCAATGAGACTAACTACTGGGTCAGGTGACACAGGCAAACAGGCATGAAGGTCCATGCCTGCTCCATAGGCCCTTTCTATCCAGGGTGGGGCTAAGGAGTTTATCTTCATGATGGTGTAGAAGACTTCTGCCACTCTGCTAATAAGACAAGTGGTGGAGGCACAAAGTTTGGTCAAAAGGTATTGTGTGTAGCTTGAGTTAAGTTGTTTTTGCCATATTTGAGTTcattaataaagctgcggccttCGTTACTCCAAGTTGGTGTTGTGTCATGTTTAATGCAATAAAGGGGGTAAAAGTGGTGGTAGGGTGATGACATGGAAAGAAAGGGAGGGCTTTGGACCTAAGGCTGAGTGGGTCTCTACTCTGCGTGTTAAAATCATAAAGGTTACatatttcactctttcaaagagtGTATAATTTATAGATTTGCATACCTATGATCAGCTAAGTTTCAGATTGTAAATACTGGAGAGGAGATGTATTTATGAGTCCAGGTCTTCTGGACCTCTTAGTTCTAATGACAAAATGCCACTGTGGGTCCTCTCATGATAATTATTTAGGGATTTCCACTttgaattttataaaaaaaaagtgcatgaaAAAAAGAGTATATACTACCTTCCATGGCTCGCTTAAAGAAGACCTTACAGCTTCCACAGGTCAGGACCCCGTAATGGCACCCAGAAGCCTCATCACCACAGATTAAACAGATCTTCTGAGGTAACACTTCAAAACCATACTGAGGAGGATTTTGGTCTGTTTCAGTGTCTTGCCTTCAAAGGGAAAATACACAGAAGTACAAGGACAGGTATGAGTAACAGAGACTCTTTCACATGAGAGCCATAGTCAACTATGACCATCAGTAGAGCAAAAACTCCCCTCAGGAGTAAAACACATGCAGCATCCACATGCAGCAGGATACTTCTCATGGAAAGAAAGACAAGGATCATGCATTGCAAtgtacatttgtttatttccgtgTAATTTTTGTCTATacaaaacaaaggggtccttttactaaggtgtgccaaaaaatgtcatgcactggtgtagacgcatgtgtTGGACAcgtacaggtccatttttcagcgtccctgcaaaaaaggcttttgggggggccgaaaatggacgttcagcaaaataaaaattggcgtgtgtccattttgggcctgagactttactgccacccactgacctagtggtaaggtctcatgcattaactgggcagcaATGGTCTAAGCAtgcacaatgccgattactgccctgttagcgttatgtgctggaaaatttccagcacgcttagtggatgcgcgtaaaaaaatgaaattaccgcctgggccaagaggtagccaggcagtagttcaaaactgacacacATAGGATGCGAGTACGCGCCTACGCGGCTCAGTAAATGGGCCCCAAAGGGCCTTAAGCTATTTTCCACAGGTACAGCAAAGgcctggggggtcttttactaaggtgcgctggcatttttagcgtgcgctaagtgctagagacgcccataggaatacattggcgtctctagtgtttagcacatgcctatttttagcgcgcactaagtgctagagatgcccataggaatacattggcgtctctagtgtttagcacatgcctatttttagcgtgcgctaaaaacgccagcgtgccttagtaaaagaccccctgagtttcTCAATGGTCACACTGTGCTTCTTGACTTTCATATCTTTGTTTAGGGTTGCAGTTTTTGCTCTCTTGACAACTACAAATAATGCATAGTATTTGCAGCTGCATTACACGAGAGAAATATAGGGTTCTTTGTAGGGAATGCCATTTTTCATATTAGTAAACAATAGTAGGAGCAGCACTAAGCCATGGTCAgatcaagagagaggaaaaaactttTTCTCAATGCTCTCTCTGTtgaagcacagcccttgaaaaagcctacAAGCGAAACGGGTGGAGCCACCGTCGGAcaacagataagtgctcaactttactttatctttgtaaagttgctttatagcacttcatgagaatcagtgaaggtttttatgaactaaataaattttgaagttagcattgatattgtcaacatatttaaaaaaaaactttttttgtaaaaaacagcaaaattgctaaaatctttttggaaataaatttggaaataaattaaaagttaaaataattctttccgagcaaggtttttatgaccagtgatgaacaccacgcccccagttaaagccgcgttttgaggtcttttccttgctttttagaaatattttgttaaaatcaaacatcatatttccacataaattttattggattcctctttagaTGTTTGATTTTTCATATTAGACCATCATAAAAAACAACTACCCAAAGATAATGCTGCACTTTTTTTAACCCACCTAGATTGCTTCTTTAAGTACAGCAATATCCTTCTAAAAAAATTCTGCTGATCCAATCGAACAAACCCTAAGCTACAAAAAAAACGTAACCGCAAATCTGGAGACGTTTCCAACATGCATTTTTATAAACGTAAGGAGTTGCCAGAATTCTTCCCTAGGTGAAAGAAAATAAGCAGTGGCTAGGGATAGGATCCAGCAATCTGTGGTATCTCAAGGATTTGCTGGGATGTGCCGTGGCAAACGTTAATTGGCTACCCTGAAGTCAACTCCCCGCAAATCAACCAGAGATTCTTAAGAGCCAGTAGTGTACACTACAGAAACTGAACTCTCTTCATTTAGCATTTCTGGCAAACAAATTTGAAGCCAGTTATAATCTAGGTTTAAATGTACTTTAGTGCAATCGAACTGTTCAGCTTTCAATTTAAACTTGTTTCAAACCACCACATACAGGTTTTCAAAAGCACATTGTGCTGTAGGAAAAACTAAGGTACAAGTGAAAGAATAATGATTTGACCCTGGGCAAATGGTACATTTAAAATCAATGTATTTTAGGTTATATCCTTAATATTGAAAAGGGCCACAGAAACCTGCATACTTTTAACCAGAGGTGGACAACCTCAGTCTTTGAGGGCTGCAactcagttgagttttcaggatttccccaatgaatatgcatgagatctatttccagtgcatgaaaaccccgactgggatgcggcccttgaggactgaggttgcccaccctgcTTTAAACTATGGGAATCTCCACAAATGAGATCATGTTCGAgagcaaatacaaaaaaaaaatcatatacacATAAAAAACCATCTTAGGTATATAGCCATTTTCTAGTGTAAATTAAACTTTAATCAATTGAATTATGCATCAATGGGTTACTTTAAATTATTCCAGAATAACTCTTGTCTTACTGTACCTAAAACTCTGAACATCGATTTTTATTTTAAACCAAATGCAAATGTATTTAAAATGATATATTCCATAACCTATGGCTCAATAGGAGATTTACTccaaagcaggttttttttttttttaaattgtgatcaAGGTTATAATATGCTTTTCTATAAAATCTAACTTGGAACAGTTGGAGGCCAATGAAATATCACTGGTTAAAAAAGTGATAaagtcacaaaaaaaaacacctctcaatAGATTAAAAACCAATTGTCTTGTTATCCTCATTTCAAATCTAACATCTCATAATGCCAACCTTAACCAACGTTGAAAGCAAAGGGAACAGAATGAACAGAGCTATACACACTATTATAATAGTGAATATGTTTTGCTATAGCTATCTACTGCTCAGAAAACTGAGCATATCATCAAATGTGTGTAATCTCAataatttcttttattttaatttaaagtGCCCTGTGAATTGCACTGTTAATTCAGCCCCGGCTGATGTCACAGAAACGCTGCTCAACGTTATGAATAAAAGTTGATTAAAGTGTAAAAATAAAACTGTTATAAACCGAACTGTGTTAAAAGCCCCTCTGCCACCATCAACAGTACAAAATAAGTTTGACTTTTTCAGGTTAGGAACATGTACAATATTCAACTTTACCTAATAAAGTTAGAATAGGCTGGATACATCTGAGTTAAATAGCCTTCTTTTAAGCCGGCTTGAAAGTTAAAATGCTGATGGCCGTTCAGATTGATGGGCTGGTACAACGCCGGGCTCACACTGGATGTGGAAGGCAAGCTGTCCTGCTGGAGCACAAGAAGCGATTTCCCCTGGGTTGCTCCATAGGGCTCGTAAAGAGACGAGCTTTCATTTCTGTACAAGATGCAGTCCAGAGGGGAGTCGGCGGACCTGGGGGGCTGAGAGGGCCCTGGTTGGGGGGCCACGTAAGAAACCATGTCATCGCCTTCTTCCTTAATCTTAGACGCAGCAAAATCGTGGCTCAGGTAAAGGTTTTCTTTGGGACCAGGATAAGGGGGGTGTCCGTAATGGGCAAAGCCATGGGAGATATTTGAGAAAGCCCCCGGGGGGAAATGGCTGAACTCGTTCTGTCCAATGTTGAGAAGTTGGCGGGTTCTTGAAGTTATGTACGCCGCGTTCAGGAAGGGCACACGCATGaaatccagatccagtggcagtGGGGATCCTCCGCTGGCCTCGCTCAGCTCCTGCTCGTCGCCCTTCGGGGCTGAGCTCGCGTCGTCCTGGGCTTCCTCGACGACTTTGCCTCTGTCCTGATGCCAGCCCGGGACCGGCTTGGCTGCTCCGGGACTGCCCGCCGGGCTCTCTGCCCTCTCCGGCTCGCCCAGCAGAGAGTTCATGGGCATCTCGGGCAGCTGCTGGGCAGCATCGAAGTGGGACCAGGCAGCGGGCTGCCCGCCGGAGCCAGCCACCGAGGAGGAGCCCAGGAAGGAGTCCAGCACGCTGTCCAGGGGCGACCCGTCCCCTTTCGGGTAGAGCAGCCTGTCCAGGGACAGATCGGACACGGTTCGGAAGAAGTGCCCCGGGCTCCTGGCGTCAGCTTGCAGCGATTTCCCTTCCGATGCAAGGCAAGACGAAGAAGGGGCTTGGTCCTTCTGATCCGCCATAACGCCCAGTGGGGCAGGCGCTGGAGACTGGGTGGCTGCCAAAGTCCGTGGCGGGAGCCAATGTCATGGAGCGGAGCCCCTCAGGGCTGCGCTCATCCCTCCGCCCCGGGACTCCCTGAGCTTCACCAGCCCCCTGGCCCGGAGAACCGCATGGTGCCAGCCTGCCCGGGGAAGGACTTACCATGCACTTCAACCCCGGGATTGGGgggctgccctcccctcccccatatctTCCAGGCGAGAGCAGAGAATAAAGTTTGCGCCCAGCCAGCAGGGTCACCGACAATCCCCGGCTGCGAGGGTCTGCGTGCGTGTGTCTTGCTGCTCGGTGTCCCTTAGTGAATCTCTCGTTAGTGTGATTGATTCtctgcttgtgtgtgtgtctccTCTGGTGAGTCTGTGCGCTTTTTTCTTTGCTGGTGTGTGTGTGCACGTCTTGTAAGACGCAACAGGATGCcgatcaccctccctccctccctgttctccACTCTTCTCCTCACTTCTGCCTTGTCacctttttttcagtgctgagaTTTTTGCATAGGTACCCTGATGCtgcttcccctctctcccactgcAGTCCACCTGTGTGTGGCCGCTTGAAGGGATTGTACAGTGACCCTGTATACGGATGGAGGATGCCCAAAGCAAGGACGCAGACTATCCACTGTTTTCCCTTTAGTGACTTCGCCCTCTTCATTGTCCGAAGTTCCCCAAAGGTGATATTTCTGTTCCATGTTCTccgttgtctcccccccccccccctttcagattTGGTTTCCACTTTACCAGTTA
This portion of the Microcaecilia unicolor chromosome 4, aMicUni1.1, whole genome shotgun sequence genome encodes:
- the PGR gene encoding LOW QUALITY PROTEIN: progesterone receptor (The sequence of the model RefSeq protein was modified relative to this genomic sequence to represent the inferred CDS: inserted 2 bases in 2 codons; substituted 1 base at 1 genomic stop codon) — encoded protein: MADQKDQAPSSSCLASEGKSLQADARSPGHFFRTVSDLSLDRLLYPKGDGSPLDSVLDSFLGSSSVAGSGGQPAAWSHFDAAQQLPEMPMNSLLGEPERAESPAGSPGAAKPVPGWHQDRGKVVEEAQDDASSAPKGDEQELSEASGGSPLPLDLDFMRVPFLNAAYITSRTRQLLNIGQNEFSHFPPGAFSNISHGFAHYGHPPYPGPKENLYLSHDFAASKIKEEGDDMVSYVAPQPGPSQPPRSADSPLDCILYRNESSSLYEPYGATQGKSLLVLQQDSLPSTSSVSPALYQPINLNGHQHFNFQAGLKEGYLTQMYPAYSNFIRQDTETDQNPPQYGFEVLPQKICLICGDEASGCHYGVLTCGSCKVFFKRAMEGQHNYLCAGRNDCIVDKIRRKNCPACRLRKCCQAGMILGGRKFKKFSRVKMVQDVDSSMLQPPVGIPPESRALTPRLSITPAHELQFIPQLISILQSIEPEVVYAGYDNSQPDTPNALLTILNQLCERQLLCVVKWSKALPGFRNLHIDDQITLLQYSWMSLMVFAMGWRSYKHVSGQMLYFAPDLILNEXTRMKETPFYSLCXTMWQLPQEXVKLQVTHEEFLCMKALLLLNTIPLEGLRNQTHFDEMRANYIRELARAIGLKHKGVVASSQRFYQLTKLMDSMHELVKQLHLFCLNTFLQSRSLSVEFPEMMSEVIAAQLPKILAGMVKPLIFHKK